The Dehalococcoidia bacterium genome includes a window with the following:
- a CDS encoding cytochrome c oxidase subunit 3, protein MRYVSGIDDHRTSTGLDNRKLLMWAFLGSDVMFFGTLIATHLIYTGQSLSGPQEEILNIPVTSVSTFVLLMSSLAMVLALAAIQRGNMGSFRFWTVSVALLGSIFIGFQMYEFAEFKHYGLVPQTNLFGSTFLIMTGFHGAHVTLGVIWLWTIVFSSYKGKIRQDNSLQVEIAGLYWHFVDIVWIVIFGVVYLIGAYGKEGHAAEGAKHAGQLLGLM, encoded by the coding sequence ATGCGATACGTTAGCGGCATAGACGATCATCGAACCTCAACAGGCCTCGATAACCGAAAACTCCTTATGTGGGCTTTCTTAGGTTCGGATGTCATGTTCTTCGGAACGCTGATTGCTACACACCTTATTTATACTGGCCAATCTCTTAGCGGCCCCCAAGAGGAAATTCTTAATATACCTGTTACCTCCGTCAGCACTTTCGTGCTTCTTATGAGCAGTTTGGCAATGGTCCTTGCGCTTGCTGCAATTCAACGTGGGAATATGGGGTCATTCCGTTTTTGGACAGTTTCAGTTGCCTTATTAGGATCAATTTTTATTGGCTTCCAGATGTATGAATTCGCAGAATTTAAACACTACGGGCTCGTACCGCAAACCAACTTATTTGGAAGTACTTTCTTAATCATGACAGGATTTCATGGGGCGCATGTTACTCTCGGTGTAATATGGCTCTGGACGATTGTGTTCTCATCCTATAAAGGGAAAATTCGTCAGGATAACTCACTTCAAGTCGAAATTGCGGGCCTGTACTGGCACTTTGTCGATATAGTATGGATTGTTATCTTCGGGGTGGTATACCTCATTGGTGCCTACGGCAAAGAAGGACATGCTGCTGAAGGTGCGAAACATGCCGGTCAATTATTAGGACTTATGTAA